The proteins below come from a single Rhodococcus sp. WMMA185 genomic window:
- the hemQ gene encoding hydrogen peroxide-dependent heme synthase, translating to MARLDFDALNSEIRYLMFSVFRVEPGVLGEDREAVVKEARIFFESQADKGVVVRGLYDVAGLRADADFMIWTHSTSIEALQAAYSDFRRTTALGRASAPVWSNVACHRPAEFNKSHIPAFIAGEDPGNYVCVYPFVRSYEWYLLPEEERRKMLADHGMAARGYKDVRANTVPAFALGDYEWILAFEAPELYRIVDLMRDLRATEARLHVREEVPFFTGPRVDVDKLVAALP from the coding sequence ATGGCACGTCTCGACTTCGACGCATTGAACTCTGAAATCCGCTACCTCATGTTCTCGGTGTTCCGGGTGGAACCCGGTGTCCTCGGGGAGGACCGGGAGGCGGTCGTCAAGGAGGCGCGGATCTTCTTCGAAAGTCAGGCAGACAAGGGCGTCGTGGTGCGCGGACTCTACGACGTGGCGGGGCTGCGCGCCGACGCCGACTTCATGATCTGGACTCACTCGACGAGCATCGAGGCGCTCCAGGCCGCGTACTCGGACTTTCGCCGTACCACCGCACTCGGTCGGGCGAGTGCACCGGTGTGGAGCAACGTCGCGTGCCACCGCCCCGCGGAATTCAACAAGAGCCACATTCCGGCGTTCATCGCGGGCGAGGACCCCGGCAACTACGTCTGCGTGTACCCGTTCGTCAGGTCCTACGAGTGGTACCTGCTGCCCGAGGAAGAGCGCCGCAAGATGCTCGCCGACCACGGTATGGCTGCGCGTGGCTACAAGGACGTGCGCGCCAACACCGTCCCCGCTTTCGCGCTCGGTGACTACGAGTGGATCCTCGCGTTCGAGGCACCCGAACTGTATCGGATCGTCGATCTCATGCGTGATCTCCGTGCCACCGAGGCACGGCTGCACGTTCGCGAAGAGGTGCCGTTCTTCACCGGCCCACGGGTAGACGTCGACAAGCTCGTCGCGGCGCTTCCGTAG